The following are encoded together in the Anaerostipes caccae L1-92 genome:
- a CDS encoding endonuclease MutS2: MKNKSLTTLGYHQILEQLKDYAFSAGAKERIGRMLPLLSELKLRKHINDTSQARGMVETYGTPPLPAMDHMEEYIKKAAAGALLLPEELEELCMFLNSVARLKIYLKKGEAEQISLAFYNQNLESLDDLKEEIRQCIRNGRVDDYASPYLKDIRKQMLLLSEKIGEKAEKALRANKTYLSDAFVVKRNGRYCIPVRKKCRNMVLGSAVDQSSTGATIFVEPASVAGLREELELYQIEEDSEERRILYSLTSLAAQNEEALKEDIRVIEKLDFIFAKGRLSLEMNAVEPEINTEHYIRLKKARHPMLSGETCVPLDFEIGRENRGVIITGPNTGGKTVAIKTVALMSAMACSGLHVPCECAELCMQNEILCDIGDGQNISDNLSTFSAHIKNVLEILKRSQKDSLVILDELGSGTDPAEGMGIAVAILEELRNSGALFLVTTHYPEVKEYADRYPEVVNARMEFDRETLKPLYRLKVGEAGESCALYIAKRLGFPGAMLSAAAREAYGEKSEAVIDSLQLTDTQEKLRREKAPSIQKTEKKKETKIRRFVTGDSVTVLPEGEIGIIVKPADENGQVLVQIKREKKLFSHKRLKLKVAASELYPEDYDFSVIFDTVENRKARHKMGKGFREDLVIKTEE; encoded by the coding sequence TGAAGCTGAGGAAACATATAAATGACACATCCCAGGCAAGAGGAATGGTGGAGACATATGGAACACCACCTCTCCCGGCCATGGACCATATGGAAGAATATATAAAAAAAGCAGCTGCGGGGGCACTGCTGCTGCCGGAAGAACTGGAAGAATTATGTATGTTTTTAAATTCTGTCGCACGGCTGAAGATCTACCTTAAGAAAGGGGAGGCTGAACAAATCAGCCTGGCTTTTTATAACCAGAATTTAGAATCCCTGGATGACCTGAAAGAGGAGATCAGGCAGTGTATCAGAAATGGAAGGGTAGATGACTATGCGTCACCATACCTGAAAGACATCCGAAAGCAGATGCTTCTGCTCAGTGAGAAAATTGGAGAGAAAGCTGAAAAAGCACTGAGGGCAAATAAAACGTATTTGAGCGATGCATTTGTAGTGAAAAGAAACGGAAGGTATTGTATTCCTGTCCGTAAAAAATGCAGAAATATGGTTTTGGGAAGCGCAGTTGACCAGTCTTCCACCGGTGCCACTATCTTTGTGGAGCCTGCTTCAGTTGCAGGGCTCAGAGAGGAACTGGAACTTTATCAGATTGAGGAGGATTCGGAAGAAAGAAGAATCCTTTACAGCCTGACGAGCCTGGCAGCACAAAATGAGGAAGCTTTGAAAGAAGATATTCGTGTGATCGAAAAGCTTGACTTTATATTTGCCAAGGGACGCCTGAGCCTTGAAATGAATGCAGTGGAACCTGAGATTAATACAGAGCATTACATCAGGCTTAAGAAAGCCAGGCATCCAATGCTGTCAGGGGAAACCTGTGTGCCGTTAGACTTTGAAATAGGCAGAGAAAATCGCGGAGTCATCATTACAGGACCGAATACAGGCGGAAAAACGGTAGCAATTAAGACGGTCGCCTTAATGAGCGCGATGGCATGCTCCGGGCTTCATGTTCCCTGTGAATGTGCAGAACTCTGTATGCAGAATGAGATCCTCTGTGATATTGGAGACGGACAGAATATTTCTGATAACCTGTCTACCTTTTCAGCACACATCAAGAATGTTCTGGAAATATTAAAAAGAAGTCAGAAAGACAGTCTTGTCATATTAGATGAACTGGGTTCCGGGACCGACCCGGCGGAAGGAATGGGAATCGCAGTGGCGATCCTCGAAGAGTTGAGAAACAGCGGAGCATTATTTCTGGTGACCACCCATTATCCCGAGGTAAAAGAATACGCAGACCGGTATCCGGAAGTGGTGAATGCAAGGATGGAGTTTGACAGGGAAACTTTGAAGCCTTTGTACCGGCTGAAGGTAGGCGAGGCGGGAGAAAGCTGTGCCCTCTATATTGCAAAGCGGCTTGGTTTCCCGGGGGCAATGCTCAGTGCCGCAGCCAGAGAGGCGTACGGAGAGAAAAGTGAGGCTGTCATAGACAGTTTGCAGCTGACGGATACACAGGAGAAGCTGCGGCGTGAAAAAGCCCCGTCCATTCAAAAGACAGAGAAGAAAAAAGAAACTAAAATAAGAAGATTTGTTACCGGGGACAGTGTGACAGTTCTGCCGGAAGGGGAGATTGGGATCATAGTGAAGCCTGCCGATGAAAATGGTCAGGTACTGGTACAGATTAAGAGAGAAAAGAAGCTCTTCAGCCATAAACGTCTGAAACTGAAAGTAGCAGCATCAGAACTTTATCCGGAAGACTATGATTTTTCCGTTATTTTTGATACAGTAGAAAACAGAAAAGCAAGACATAAAATGGGAAAAGGTTTCCGGGAGGACCTGGTCATAAAGACAGAGGAATAG
- a CDS encoding MgtC/SapB family protein: MQMTGLILQLEYSARILLAAVCGACIGYERTNRLKTAGIRTHVIVSLAAALMMIISKYGFSDILAVHNVGLDPSRIAAGVVTAIGFLGAGIIFVHNQSVSGLTTAAGIWATVGVGMSVGGGQYLIGIFSTILLIIVQWVLHRDFKWIKTPTVEVITLKLPNGPDAVKMIQETIREESIEILNISVQKIGNESIKVRLDVKLPDSFDMYDAIQRLLENENIESIDI, from the coding sequence ATGCAAATGACAGGCCTTATATTACAGCTTGAATACAGTGCAAGGATCCTTCTGGCAGCAGTCTGCGGAGCCTGTATTGGCTATGAGCGGACGAACAGACTCAAAACCGCGGGCATCAGGACTCATGTGATCGTATCATTGGCCGCCGCGCTGATGATGATTATCTCCAAGTATGGATTCAGTGATATTCTCGCCGTCCACAACGTTGGACTGGACCCGTCAAGGATTGCAGCAGGTGTCGTAACCGCCATCGGTTTTCTGGGTGCAGGTATTATCTTTGTACATAACCAGAGTGTCAGCGGACTGACGACCGCGGCGGGCATCTGGGCCACTGTGGGAGTCGGCATGTCCGTAGGCGGCGGGCAGTATCTGATCGGGATTTTCAGTACGATTCTTCTGATCATTGTGCAGTGGGTCCTGCACCGTGATTTTAAGTGGATCAAAACGCCCACGGTGGAAGTGATTACCCTGAAACTGCCCAATGGCCCTGACGCTGTAAAGATGATTCAGGAAACGATCAGGGAGGAGTCCATAGAAATTTTAAACATCTCAGTCCAGAAGATAGGAAATGAGAGCATCAAGGTCAGACTGGACGTGAAGCTGCCGGACAGCTTTGATATGTACGATGCGATTCAGCGGCTGCTTGAGAATGAGAATATTGAATCCATTGATATTTAA
- a CDS encoding sugar O-acetyltransferase: MTEKEKAALGMLYNANYDTDLKEERLDCQELCAEYNRLMPKELEKRTELMKRILGKTEGEFMVEQPFFCDYGYNIEVGERCFLNYHCTILDGAKVTFGHDVFVAPNCSFYTAGHPFDIEQRNEGLEYAYPIHIGNNVWIGGNVTVLPGVTIGDGTVVAAGSVVTKDLPAGVLAAGNPCRIIRNLSE; this comes from the coding sequence ATGACAGAGAAGGAAAAAGCGGCTTTGGGAATGCTTTATAATGCGAATTATGATACGGATTTAAAGGAAGAGCGGCTTGACTGCCAGGAGCTGTGTGCAGAATATAACCGGCTGATGCCGAAGGAATTGGAAAAAAGGACAGAACTCATGAAGAGGATTCTGGGAAAAACAGAGGGAGAATTTATGGTGGAGCAGCCGTTTTTTTGTGACTACGGTTATAACATTGAAGTTGGTGAGAGGTGTTTTCTGAACTATCACTGTACTATTTTGGACGGAGCCAAAGTTACATTTGGACACGATGTCTTCGTTGCGCCTAATTGTTCTTTTTATACAGCGGGACATCCGTTTGATATAGAACAGAGAAACGAAGGGCTTGAATATGCCTATCCGATCCATATAGGAAATAATGTCTGGATCGGAGGTAATGTGACCGTGCTTCCCGGCGTGACCATCGGTGACGGCACAGTTGTTGCGGCCGGAAGTGTTGTGACGAAGGACCTGCCCGCCGGGGTGCTGGCGGCAGGAAATCCATGCAGAATCATTCGGAATCTGTCTGAATAA